The following are encoded together in the Geobacter sulfurreducens PCA genome:
- a CDS encoding ABC transporter ATP-binding protein encodes MLTIKNINTYYGKVHALKNISLHLNKGEIVTLIGANGAGKTTMLNSISAVTPPSVGKILFEGQDLAGLGPDRIVKLGICQVPEGRQVFKPLSVEDNLELGAYLRYRGREGRGDIRKDLDDIYALFPRLRERRKQAAGTLSGGEQQMLAMGRALMARPKLLLLDEPSMGLAPLVVQEIFKVIEQLRRDRGTTVLLVEQNAKAALKMADRGYVIETGKVILEGIASELLENKEVQRAYLGKDKKEIWER; translated from the coding sequence ATGCTAACGATCAAGAACATCAATACCTACTACGGTAAGGTCCATGCGCTCAAAAACATCTCCCTGCATCTCAACAAGGGGGAGATCGTTACGTTGATCGGCGCCAACGGTGCCGGCAAGACCACCATGCTCAACTCCATTTCCGCGGTCACGCCGCCGTCCGTAGGCAAGATCCTTTTTGAGGGCCAGGATCTTGCCGGACTCGGACCGGACCGGATAGTGAAGCTCGGCATCTGCCAGGTTCCAGAGGGTCGTCAGGTGTTCAAGCCCCTGTCGGTGGAGGACAACCTTGAGCTCGGGGCCTATCTCCGGTATCGTGGCAGGGAAGGGCGGGGCGACATCCGTAAAGACCTGGATGACATTTACGCGCTGTTCCCCCGCCTACGTGAACGCCGCAAACAGGCTGCCGGAACCCTTTCCGGCGGCGAACAGCAGATGCTCGCCATGGGCCGTGCTCTCATGGCGCGGCCAAAGCTGCTGCTGCTCGATGAACCCTCCATGGGGCTGGCACCGCTGGTGGTTCAGGAGATTTTCAAGGTTATCGAGCAGTTGCGCCGCGATCGGGGAACAACCGTGCTCCTGGTCGAGCAGAACGCCAAGGCAGCCCTCAAGATGGCCGACAGGGGCTACGTCATAGAAACAGGTAAAGTGATACTTGAGGGAATAGCCTCTGAATTGCTTGAAAATAAAGAAGTTCAGCGCGCATACCTTGGTAAGGACAAAAAGGAGATCTGGGAGAGATAA
- a CDS encoding ABC transporter ATP-binding protein has translation MLEVQGITQRFGGVTALDDVSFTVQGGGITGIIGPNGAGKTTLFNIVTGIYTPTAGTVLLDGRNVTRLAPEKLAPLGMVRTFQNIELFGKMTVLENVMVGLHTKGKSGIFASAFRAPWQVAEERRLRERALHWLEFTGIVDLADVEAANLPFGKGRLLEIARSMALEPKLILMDEPAAGLNSRETLELARLIQKICESGVTVALVEHDMELVMDICEAIVVLNLGRTLAQGTPREIQENPEVIAAYLGEG, from the coding sequence ATGCTTGAGGTTCAGGGAATCACCCAGCGCTTCGGCGGTGTTACGGCCCTTGATGACGTTTCCTTTACCGTTCAGGGTGGAGGTATCACCGGCATCATTGGTCCCAACGGTGCCGGCAAGACCACGCTGTTCAACATCGTGACCGGCATCTACACCCCCACTGCCGGAACGGTTCTGCTCGACGGCCGAAACGTGACCCGGCTGGCGCCGGAGAAACTCGCCCCCCTCGGCATGGTCCGCACCTTTCAGAATATCGAGCTCTTCGGCAAGATGACGGTGCTTGAAAACGTCATGGTGGGGCTCCATACGAAAGGGAAAAGCGGCATCTTCGCCTCGGCGTTTCGTGCCCCCTGGCAGGTGGCCGAAGAGCGGCGCCTGCGCGAACGGGCGCTGCACTGGCTCGAATTCACCGGTATTGTCGACCTGGCCGATGTGGAGGCCGCCAATCTTCCCTTTGGCAAGGGGCGGCTCCTTGAAATTGCACGCTCCATGGCGCTGGAGCCGAAACTTATCCTCATGGATGAGCCTGCCGCGGGCCTCAACAGTCGCGAGACACTGGAGCTGGCGCGCCTGATCCAGAAGATCTGCGAGTCGGGCGTTACCGTGGCCCTGGTCGAACACGACATGGAGCTTGTGATGGACATCTGTGAGGCGATCGTTGTACTGAACCTGGGACGCACTCTTGCCCAAGGGACGCCGCGTGAAATCCAGGAAAATCCCGAAGTCATAGCGGCCTATCTGGGCGAAGGCTAG
- a CDS encoding branched-chain amino acid ABC transporter permease: MNVLSLVKLQSVRFICFSLLILALPTFIAEGYLLNVFVFVGIHTMLAVALNLLLGYAGQISLGQAAFFGLGAYASGILTATHEWNPWLAMVVVAAAVGTLAFAIGFPILKLKGHYLAMATLGFGIIVYILFNEAVELTGGPSGFPGIPNLAVGSVTFDSDLKNYYLIWGIALVTILLSVNLVNSRIGRGLRAIHDSEVAARVMGVNVRLLKVQVFALSAVISSVAGSLYAHTMTFVSPTSFGFNFSVELVTMVIIGGLGSIYGSFLGATLLTLLPELLRAFQDYDIVVYGLLLIFMTMFMPGGLVRGIPDLFQRFRSREGRGAADA, translated from the coding sequence ATGAACGTATTATCTCTTGTAAAGCTTCAAAGCGTGAGATTCATCTGCTTCTCCCTGCTGATTCTGGCGCTGCCGACATTCATAGCAGAAGGCTATCTGCTTAACGTCTTTGTCTTTGTCGGGATTCATACCATGCTCGCCGTTGCCCTCAACCTGCTGCTTGGCTACGCGGGGCAAATCTCCTTGGGACAGGCGGCCTTTTTCGGGCTCGGGGCCTATGCCTCGGGCATCCTCACCGCAACCCACGAGTGGAATCCTTGGCTCGCCATGGTGGTGGTCGCCGCCGCGGTCGGCACTCTTGCATTTGCCATTGGCTTCCCGATCCTGAAGCTCAAGGGGCACTACCTGGCCATGGCCACCCTCGGCTTCGGGATTATCGTCTATATCCTCTTCAACGAAGCAGTGGAGTTGACGGGCGGGCCATCGGGGTTTCCCGGCATCCCGAATCTGGCGGTCGGCTCCGTGACCTTTGATTCGGACCTGAAAAACTACTATCTTATCTGGGGCATCGCCCTGGTAACCATTCTTCTCTCCGTCAACCTGGTTAATTCGCGTATCGGCAGGGGGCTGCGCGCCATTCACGACTCCGAAGTGGCCGCCCGGGTCATGGGGGTCAACGTGCGCCTCCTGAAGGTGCAGGTATTCGCCCTGTCGGCAGTCATCTCCTCGGTGGCCGGGAGCCTCTATGCCCATACCATGACCTTTGTCTCGCCCACATCGTTCGGGTTCAATTTTTCAGTGGAATTGGTCACCATGGTGATCATCGGCGGGCTCGGAAGCATCTACGGCTCATTCCTGGGCGCCACGCTCCTGACCCTCCTTCCAGAACTGCTCAGGGCGTTCCAGGACTACGATATCGTGGTGTACGGCCTGCTCCTCATCTTCATGACCATGTTCATGCCCGGCGGGCTCGTGCGCGGCATCCCGGATCTGTTCCAGCGGTTTCGTTCCCGCGAGGGTAGGGGAGCCGCCGATGCTTGA
- a CDS encoding branched-chain amino acid ABC transporter permease: MNLGQQIAQYLLSGLSTGAIYSLIGVGFAIIHNATGIINFAQGELVMLGGMFTLFFLTALNLPLLVAIILAIGATTLVGVVFERLAIRPMKNASPISLVIITIGGSILIRGIAMIVWGKDTHAIPTFSGNEPIHLGEATILPQHLWIFAVTIVVMICSKLYFNYTISGKAMRACAYNRRAAGLVGIDVRRMVLFSFAISSAMGSLAGIIIAPLTMTSYDVGIMLGLKGFCAAIIGGMSSGLGTILGGILLGILESLGAGLFSSGYKDAIAFIILLLILFVRPQGLFRKGETERV, from the coding sequence ATGAATTTAGGCCAGCAGATAGCGCAATATCTTCTCTCCGGACTTTCGACGGGAGCCATCTATTCCCTGATCGGGGTCGGGTTTGCCATCATTCACAATGCCACAGGCATTATCAATTTCGCCCAAGGCGAACTCGTGATGCTTGGCGGCATGTTCACGCTCTTTTTTCTGACAGCCCTGAATCTGCCGCTGCTGGTAGCCATAATCCTGGCAATCGGCGCCACCACCCTCGTGGGCGTAGTGTTCGAACGTCTCGCCATCCGTCCCATGAAGAATGCCTCGCCTATCAGCCTCGTCATCATCACGATCGGCGGCAGCATTCTCATCCGCGGCATTGCCATGATCGTCTGGGGCAAGGACACTCACGCCATTCCCACATTCTCGGGCAATGAGCCGATCCATCTGGGCGAGGCAACCATCCTTCCACAGCACCTCTGGATATTTGCGGTGACCATTGTGGTCATGATCTGCAGCAAACTCTACTTCAACTACACCATCAGCGGCAAGGCCATGCGTGCCTGCGCCTACAACCGTCGGGCCGCCGGTCTCGTGGGGATCGACGTGCGGCGCATGGTGCTTTTTTCCTTTGCCATCAGCTCTGCCATGGGTTCCCTGGCCGGTATCATCATCGCTCCGCTCACCATGACCTCCTATGATGTTGGCATCATGCTCGGCCTCAAAGGATTCTGCGCCGCCATCATCGGCGGCATGAGCAGCGGCCTCGGCACCATCCTGGGCGGCATTCTCCTCGGCATCCTGGAATCGCTTGGCGCTGGACTTTTCTCATCCGGCTATAAGGACGCCATTGCCTTTATCATCCTGTTGCTGATTCTCTTTGTACGTCCCCAGGGATTGTTCCGCAAGGGCGAGACCGAGCGTGTCTAA
- a CDS encoding ABC transporter substrate-binding protein, which produces MLKRGSFILTLAASFMMLAANVFAASPIRIGALFAVTGPASFLGEPERNTAQMMVNKINAAGGIKGRKVELIVYDTQGDATKAVQAANRLIKDDKVVAIIGPSTTGDTMAVIPIVEKAQIPLVSCAAGSKITEPVKKWVFKTAQNDGLAVAKIYEQLNRLRMSKVAILTVSDGFGSSGREQLKAQAAQHGIQIVSDDTYGPKDTDMTAQLTKIRSSGAQAVICWGTNPGPAVIARNAKQLGLAIPIYMSHGVSSKKFIELAGDAAEGIILPSGRVIVADLLPAADKQKKSLMAYVKDYQKQFKAEGDHFGGHAWDAVMLLKGALERGGDRPAAIRDQLEKTRNFAGIGGIFNYSAADHAGLGKDAFVLVTIHNKDFALVK; this is translated from the coding sequence ATGCTGAAAAGAGGATCCTTTATCCTGACGCTCGCCGCATCGTTCATGATGCTGGCTGCCAACGTATTTGCCGCGTCACCCATCCGGATAGGCGCACTCTTCGCCGTAACCGGACCGGCGTCGTTCCTGGGGGAACCGGAACGTAACACCGCCCAGATGATGGTCAACAAGATCAACGCCGCCGGCGGTATCAAGGGAAGAAAAGTCGAACTGATCGTCTATGACACGCAAGGCGACGCCACCAAGGCCGTGCAGGCGGCCAACCGGCTCATCAAGGACGACAAGGTGGTTGCCATCATCGGCCCCAGCACGACCGGGGACACCATGGCGGTCATCCCTATCGTGGAAAAGGCCCAGATTCCCCTCGTTTCCTGTGCTGCCGGCAGCAAGATCACCGAACCGGTGAAAAAATGGGTCTTCAAGACTGCCCAGAACGACGGGCTTGCAGTGGCAAAGATCTATGAACAACTCAACCGCCTCAGGATGAGCAAAGTGGCGATCCTGACGGTATCCGACGGGTTCGGCTCTTCCGGGCGCGAGCAACTCAAGGCCCAGGCGGCGCAACACGGCATCCAGATCGTTTCCGATGACACGTATGGGCCCAAGGACACGGATATGACGGCGCAGCTTACCAAGATCCGCAGCAGCGGCGCCCAGGCCGTGATCTGCTGGGGCACCAACCCCGGCCCTGCCGTCATTGCCCGCAACGCCAAGCAACTCGGGCTCGCCATTCCCATCTACATGAGTCATGGCGTGTCATCCAAGAAGTTCATCGAGCTTGCCGGCGATGCAGCCGAAGGAATCATTCTGCCGTCGGGCCGGGTCATCGTCGCCGACCTGCTTCCCGCCGCGGACAAGCAGAAGAAGTCGCTCATGGCATACGTCAAGGATTACCAGAAGCAGTTCAAGGCCGAGGGTGACCATTTTGGCGGCCATGCCTGGGATGCGGTGATGTTGCTGAAAGGTGCCCTGGAGCGTGGGGGTGACAGGCCTGCCGCCATCCGCGACCAGTTGGAGAAGACCAGAAACTTCGCGGGTATTGGAGGCATCTTCAACTACTCCGCCGCCGACCATGCCGGCCTCGGCAAGGATGCCTTCGTCCTCGTGACGATCCACAACAAGGACTTTGCTCTCGTCAAGTAA
- a CDS encoding ABC transporter substrate-binding protein: MNRIFAVIVGIVGLLVAGIASAAEPFRIGALFSITGPASFLGEPEKNTLEMLVKDANARGGIGGRKLELVVYDTQGDVTKAVQLANKLIKNDKVSVIVGPSTTGETMAVIPLAEKEKIPLISCAAGIKITDPVKKWVFKTPANDHVAAEKILIQAARLKQKSLAIITVSDGFGSSGREQLKALAGQKGFRIVADEVYGPKDTDMTAQLTKIKAAKPDAVICWGTNPGPALIARNMKQLGIKVPLYMSHGVASKKFIELAGADAAEGIMLPAGKLAIFDKLPKNDPQYKLLKSYDESYRKAYGVEASTFGGYAYDSFLLISGAMKKGTSPQQIRDGLEQTRKLVSVSGIFTMSPSDHNGLDLSAFEMVRVTKGDWELIK, from the coding sequence ATGAACAGAATCTTCGCTGTTATCGTCGGTATCGTCGGTCTGTTGGTGGCCGGCATCGCCTCGGCAGCAGAACCGTTCAGGATCGGAGCGCTTTTTTCCATAACCGGTCCCGCGTCATTTCTGGGAGAGCCCGAGAAGAATACCCTGGAGATGCTGGTGAAGGACGCCAACGCCAGGGGTGGGATTGGCGGCCGCAAACTTGAGCTGGTGGTCTACGACACCCAGGGGGACGTGACCAAGGCGGTTCAACTGGCCAACAAACTGATCAAGAACGACAAAGTGAGTGTCATCGTCGGACCGAGTACCACCGGCGAAACCATGGCGGTAATTCCCTTGGCGGAAAAGGAGAAAATCCCGCTCATTTCCTGCGCTGCGGGCATCAAGATTACCGATCCGGTCAAAAAGTGGGTATTCAAAACCCCGGCCAATGACCATGTGGCTGCCGAAAAGATCCTGATCCAGGCGGCCAGGCTGAAGCAGAAGTCTCTTGCCATTATCACCGTTTCCGACGGGTTCGGCTCCTCTGGGCGTGAACAGCTCAAGGCCCTGGCCGGCCAGAAGGGCTTCAGAATTGTGGCCGATGAGGTGTACGGTCCCAAGGACACCGACATGACCGCCCAACTCACCAAGATCAAGGCGGCCAAGCCCGACGCGGTCATCTGCTGGGGAACAAATCCCGGTCCTGCACTCATTGCCCGCAACATGAAACAACTCGGGATCAAGGTCCCGCTCTACATGAGCCACGGTGTGGCGTCCAAAAAGTTCATCGAACTGGCCGGGGCCGATGCCGCCGAAGGGATTATGTTGCCGGCGGGCAAGCTTGCCATTTTCGACAAGCTCCCCAAGAACGATCCCCAGTACAAGTTGCTCAAATCGTATGATGAATCCTATCGCAAGGCATACGGCGTGGAGGCTTCGACCTTCGGTGGTTACGCCTATGATTCCTTCCTCCTGATTTCCGGCGCCATGAAAAAGGGAACCTCTCCCCAGCAGATCAGGGACGGCCTTGAGCAGACCCGGAAGCTCGTCAGCGTCTCGGGGATTTTCACCATGTCCCCCTCGGATCATAACGGTCTGGATCTTTCGGCATTCGAGATGGTCCGCGTGACCAAAGGCGATTGGGAACTGATCAAATAA
- a CDS encoding ACT domain-containing protein — MKVEQISIFIENKSGRLAEVTRILGEAGVNIRALSLADTSDFGILRLIVNEREKAKQVLKDRGFTVSKTEVVAVEVPDRPGGLSQILQSLDRESINVEYMYAFVERCGENAVIIFRFDETEKAITALINNGFTVLEGERLYAM, encoded by the coding sequence ATGAAAGTAGAGCAGATTTCGATCTTCATAGAAAACAAGTCGGGCCGCCTGGCGGAAGTGACGCGCATTCTCGGCGAGGCAGGGGTCAACATCAGGGCTCTCTCCCTGGCCGATACCTCGGATTTCGGCATTCTGCGACTTATCGTCAATGAGCGGGAGAAGGCCAAGCAGGTACTCAAGGACAGGGGGTTCACGGTCAGCAAAACCGAGGTTGTGGCCGTTGAGGTCCCGGACCGGCCCGGTGGACTGTCCCAGATTCTCCAGTCGCTGGACCGCGAGAGCATCAATGTGGAATACATGTATGCTTTCGTGGAGCGGTGCGGTGAGAACGCGGTGATCATCTTCCGTTTTGATGAGACAGAGAAGGCCATCACAGCCCTTATCAACAACGGATTTACTGTCCTCGAGGGCGAACGCCTGTACGCAATGTAG
- a CDS encoding phenylacetate--CoA ligase — MSYHNEEFETLPRQALEALQLKRLQATVARVQASVPFYRQSFERAGIISGCIKSLDDLRRLPFTVKQDMRDSYPYGLFAAPMDDIVRIHASSGTTGKPTVVGYTRKDIEIWSELMARSFAAAGVHKGDIIHNAYGYGLFTGGLGAHYGAERLGASVIPMSGGNTKKQIMIMKDFGSTVLTCTPSYSLFMAEAAREEGVDFRQLKLHVGIFGAEPWSESMRAEIEQKLNLCAIDIYGLSEIMGPGVAIECREAKKGLHIWEDHFIPEIINPETGEVLPEGERGELVITTITKEGIPLIRYRTRDITSLTYEPCSCGRTHARLSRMTGRSDDMLIIRGVNVFPSQIESILMRIEGVEPHYLLIIDRKDNLDTLEVQVEVDEQLFSDEIKVLQALSHRIEKEIKDLLGVTCKVRLVEPQTIARSEGKAKRVIDNRLIS, encoded by the coding sequence ATGAGTTACCACAACGAAGAGTTTGAAACGCTTCCCCGCCAGGCACTGGAAGCTCTGCAGCTCAAGCGCCTCCAGGCGACCGTGGCCCGCGTTCAGGCGTCCGTGCCGTTCTACCGCCAAAGCTTCGAGCGCGCCGGCATTATCTCCGGCTGCATCAAATCCCTCGACGATCTCCGGCGGCTTCCCTTTACCGTGAAGCAGGACATGCGCGACAGCTACCCCTATGGCCTGTTTGCCGCCCCCATGGACGACATCGTTCGGATCCATGCGTCGAGCGGGACCACCGGCAAGCCGACCGTGGTCGGTTACACACGGAAAGACATCGAAATCTGGTCGGAGCTCATGGCGCGCTCCTTTGCCGCCGCCGGCGTCCACAAGGGCGACATTATCCATAATGCCTACGGCTACGGACTGTTCACCGGCGGCCTCGGCGCCCACTACGGTGCCGAGCGGCTGGGAGCCTCGGTCATTCCCATGTCCGGCGGCAACACCAAGAAGCAGATCATGATCATGAAGGACTTCGGTTCGACGGTCCTCACCTGCACCCCTTCCTACTCCCTGTTCATGGCAGAAGCCGCCCGGGAGGAAGGGGTGGACTTCCGCCAGCTCAAGCTTCACGTGGGCATCTTCGGTGCCGAGCCGTGGTCCGAATCAATGCGCGCCGAAATCGAGCAGAAGCTCAACCTCTGCGCCATCGACATCTACGGCCTGTCAGAGATCATGGGGCCCGGCGTGGCCATCGAGTGCCGCGAAGCCAAGAAGGGCCTCCATATCTGGGAGGACCATTTCATTCCCGAAATCATCAATCCTGAGACGGGTGAGGTCCTGCCCGAAGGCGAGAGGGGCGAACTGGTCATCACCACCATCACCAAGGAAGGCATCCCTCTTATTCGCTACCGCACCAGGGACATCACGAGCCTCACCTACGAGCCGTGCAGCTGCGGACGCACCCATGCCCGCCTTTCGCGCATGACGGGACGCAGCGACGATATGCTCATCATCCGCGGAGTCAACGTCTTCCCGTCCCAGATCGAATCGATCCTCATGCGGATCGAAGGGGTCGAGCCTCACTATCTCCTCATCATCGATCGCAAGGACAACCTCGACACTCTTGAGGTGCAGGTCGAGGTGGACGAGCAGCTCTTCTCGGATGAGATCAAGGTGCTCCAGGCCCTTTCGCACAGGATCGAGAAGGAGATCAAGGACCTGCTCGGCGTCACCTGCAAGGTGAGGCTGGTGGAGCCCCAGACCATCGCCCGGAGCGAGGGTAAGGCAAAGAGGGTCATCGACAACCGGCTGATCAGCTGA
- a CDS encoding indolepyruvate oxidoreductase subunit beta: protein MSDTITNILLVGVGGQGILLASEILSEAFMLAGFDVKKSEIHGMSQRGGSVVSHVRYGKEVHSPIVPEGEGDILFGFELMETYRYLPLLRKGGTVVANDLRISPPSVLLGQASYPDDLPDRIRALFPDFLLVDGQHLAAEAGNVRAANTVLLGAVAKQLDIPDECWHKALERMVPPKALDVNRKAFQLGRAL from the coding sequence ATGAGCGACACCATCACCAACATCCTCCTGGTGGGCGTGGGCGGGCAGGGAATACTGCTCGCGTCTGAAATCCTCTCCGAGGCATTCATGCTGGCCGGGTTCGACGTGAAAAAGAGCGAAATCCACGGCATGTCCCAGCGGGGAGGGAGTGTTGTCTCCCATGTCCGCTACGGCAAGGAAGTCCATTCACCCATCGTGCCCGAAGGGGAGGGGGACATCCTCTTCGGCTTCGAGCTGATGGAAACCTATCGCTACCTGCCCCTGCTCAGGAAGGGGGGGACGGTGGTGGCCAACGATCTGCGCATTTCGCCACCGTCGGTTCTCCTGGGGCAGGCGAGCTACCCCGATGATCTGCCGGACAGGATTCGGGCGCTGTTCCCCGATTTCCTCCTGGTGGACGGACAGCATCTCGCCGCCGAGGCCGGCAATGTCAGGGCCGCCAATACGGTGCTCCTGGGCGCCGTGGCCAAGCAGCTCGATATCCCTGACGAGTGCTGGCACAAGGCCCTGGAGCGGATGGTTCCCCCAAAGGCGCTCGATGTGAACCGTAAGGCTTTCCAGTTGGGCAGAGCCCTGTAA
- the iorA gene encoding indolepyruvate ferredoxin oxidoreductase subunit alpha — MKEILSGNEAIARGAFEAGVKVASAYPGTPSTEILENIVNYKEIDASWAPNEKVALEVAIGASFGGGRSIACMKHVGVNVAADPLFTLSYTGVGGGLVLVVADDPEMHSSQDEQDSRNYARFAKVPMLEPADSQECKDFTRLAFEISEQFDTPVMLRSCTRISHGKSIVELGEPATGLPTPKLVKNPAKLVMLPGNARVRHPFVEERLLKLADYGRTAAVNRVEMRDTELGIVTAGVSYQYVREVFPNASVLKLGMVYPLPMDLIREFASKVTKLIVVEELDAFIEDQVKAAGISVTGKEAIPLCGELTPGRLRAAFGIPGAPQVTVENLPGRPPNMCPGCPHRGVFFTLNQLKAYVTGDIGCYTLGFMPPLNAMDTCVCMGASISSASGIVRVLSDEEKKKVVAVIGDSTFLHTGVNSLMEMAYNKAPATVVILDNRITAMTGRQDNPASGWTLMDDSTNAVDLVQLCTALGIRHVRVVDPLDLDQTRAALQEEMNRPEPSVIITNRPCVLVKREGVFQKGLVLSVDQDHCTGCKACLKIGCPAIEWIPAPDGKKGKAKIDPLLCNGCDVCRQLCKFNAIGRAQ; from the coding sequence ATGAAGGAAATTCTATCAGGCAACGAAGCCATCGCCCGAGGAGCCTTCGAGGCGGGGGTAAAGGTTGCCAGTGCCTATCCCGGTACCCCCTCCACCGAAATCCTCGAGAACATTGTCAACTACAAGGAGATAGACGCTTCATGGGCACCCAACGAAAAGGTTGCCCTTGAGGTCGCGATCGGCGCCTCGTTCGGCGGCGGCCGTTCCATCGCCTGCATGAAGCACGTGGGAGTCAACGTCGCGGCCGACCCGCTCTTCACCCTGTCGTACACCGGGGTGGGTGGCGGATTGGTGCTGGTCGTGGCGGATGACCCCGAGATGCATTCGTCCCAGGACGAGCAGGACAGCCGCAACTATGCACGGTTCGCCAAGGTCCCGATGCTGGAGCCGGCTGATTCCCAGGAGTGCAAGGATTTCACCAGGCTTGCATTCGAAATTTCGGAGCAGTTCGATACCCCGGTTATGCTCCGCAGTTGCACCCGGATATCCCACGGCAAATCGATCGTGGAGCTGGGTGAACCGGCAACCGGACTCCCCACGCCGAAGCTCGTCAAGAATCCCGCCAAGCTCGTCATGCTCCCTGGCAATGCCCGGGTGCGGCACCCCTTCGTGGAAGAGCGGCTCCTGAAACTTGCGGACTATGGTCGTACCGCTGCCGTCAACCGGGTGGAGATGCGCGACACGGAACTCGGTATCGTCACCGCGGGGGTGTCTTACCAGTATGTCCGCGAGGTGTTCCCCAACGCCTCGGTGCTCAAGCTCGGCATGGTGTATCCTCTCCCGATGGATCTCATCAGGGAGTTTGCCTCGAAGGTCACGAAGCTTATCGTGGTGGAGGAGCTGGACGCGTTTATCGAGGATCAGGTGAAGGCTGCCGGCATTAGCGTCACCGGCAAGGAGGCAATTCCGCTGTGCGGAGAACTGACACCGGGCCGGCTGCGTGCCGCCTTCGGCATCCCCGGGGCACCTCAGGTGACGGTGGAGAATCTTCCGGGTCGTCCGCCGAACATGTGCCCCGGCTGCCCCCATCGCGGCGTCTTTTTCACGCTCAACCAGCTGAAGGCTTATGTGACCGGTGACATCGGCTGCTACACCCTCGGTTTCATGCCCCCCCTCAACGCTATGGATACCTGTGTCTGCATGGGGGCGAGCATCAGCAGCGCTAGTGGCATCGTGCGCGTCCTTTCGGACGAAGAGAAGAAAAAGGTTGTGGCAGTGATCGGCGACTCGACCTTCCTCCACACGGGCGTCAACAGCCTCATGGAGATGGCCTACAACAAAGCCCCTGCAACGGTGGTGATTCTCGACAACAGGATCACGGCCATGACGGGGCGCCAGGACAATCCGGCGTCCGGCTGGACCCTTATGGATGATTCCACCAACGCGGTGGATCTGGTCCAGCTTTGCACTGCCCTCGGCATTCGACACGTGCGGGTGGTGGACCCCCTGGACCTCGACCAGACCCGCGCGGCTCTTCAGGAAGAGATGAACCGTCCCGAGCCGTCGGTAATCATCACCAACCGTCCCTGCGTGCTGGTGAAACGGGAGGGGGTCTTCCAGAAGGGGCTTGTGCTCTCCGTCGACCAGGATCACTGCACCGGCTGCAAGGCGTGCCTGAAGATCGGTTGTCCGGCAATCGAGTGGATCCCTGCTCCGGATGGCAAAAAGGGAAAAGCAAAGATCGACCCACTGCTCTGCAATGGCTGCGATGTCTGCCGCCAGCTCTGTAAGTTCAATGCCATCGGGAGGGCCCAATGA
- a CDS encoding c-type cytochrome: MKRVVKGAVVGLGLCVLALPADAAGQADRGRELFGSTQLGTSGKSCSSCHPGGKKLEWAGSSYDDAKLAAIVNRCIEKALKGKPLDPGGEDMKALMQHIRSFGNPGG, from the coding sequence ATGAAGCGGGTTGTCAAGGGAGCGGTAGTGGGACTGGGTCTATGTGTGCTTGCATTGCCTGCGGATGCTGCCGGGCAGGCGGACAGGGGCAGAGAGCTTTTTGGAAGTACGCAACTGGGAACGAGCGGCAAAAGCTGCAGCAGCTGTCATCCGGGCGGGAAGAAGCTCGAATGGGCCGGCTCCAGCTACGACGACGCGAAGCTTGCCGCCATCGTAAACCGTTGCATCGAAAAGGCCCTCAAGGGGAAACCGCTCGACCCGGGCGGAGAAGACATGAAGGCCCTTATGCAGCACATCAGGAGCTTTGGGAATCCCGGGGGCTAA